One Aegilops tauschii subsp. strangulata cultivar AL8/78 chromosome 7, Aet v6.0, whole genome shotgun sequence genomic window carries:
- the LOC109736280 gene encoding FBD-associated F-box protein At4g10400 yields MADEDEDEDDFEPVVLFKKFVNRLLMLRRPVDLEEFRLEYSLPIGTVDLNANSADANLWIAHVLQYKARAVKVVTHNEYLQLVPAVFTSKHLKRLHICNAQLIRGFFERLKTGCPALEYLFLSDCNIMDHEIIFNTLKVLTLTEETTFSSTQSSISAPSLISLFMDECRSEARLPILKNMSSLETASVLLSGGYITTCDADGIRQFLRGLSDVRSLDFYYGDRQLEMGNNHGWCPTFSNLKNLTLDSWCVHADFYALIVFLQNSPNLKKLTLKLNERRYHNEVVSAIIGELEDRSFICEQLEIVEIICSEGNELLLLGVNQFLLEESGIRPDQMRVSHQN; encoded by the exons ATGGCCGATGAAGACGAAGACGAGGACGACTTTGAGCCTGTGGTGCTGTTCAAGAAGTTTGTGAACCGTTTGCTGATGCTCCGCAGACCCGTTGACCTGGAGGAGTTCCGGCTCGAGTACAGCTTGCCCATCGGCACCGTGGACCTCAATGCTAACTCTGCGGATGCGAACCTATGGATCGCCCATGTGTTACAGTACAAGGCTCGGGCTGTCAAGGTTGTCACTCACAACGAATATTTGCAGCTCGTTCCTGCGGTATTCACTTCAAAGCACTTGAAAAGACTGCACATTTGCAATGCTCAACTGATCCGAGGTTTCTTTGAGCGCCTCAAAACGGGCTGCCCAGCATTGGAATATCTCTTCCTATCGGACTGCAATATTATGGACCACGAGATCATCTTCAACACACTGAAGGTTTTGACCCTCACCGAGGAAACAACGTTCTCATCTACACAATCTTCTATTTCTGCTCCAAGTCTCATTTCTCTGTTCATGGATGAGTGTCGTTCGGAGGCCAGGCTACCTATACTAAaaaacatgtcatctctagaGACTGCATCAGTATTGCTTTCAGGAGGATATATCACAACCTGTGATGCTGATGGTATCAGGCAGTTTCTCAGGGGCCTCTCTGATGTTAGAAGTTTGGACTTCTACTATGGGGATAGACAG CTGGAGATGGGAAATAATCACGGATGGTGCCCAACATTCAGCAATCTTAAAAACTTGACTCTTGATAGTTGGTGCGTGCATGCAGACTTCTATGCGCTGATAGTCTTCCTTCAGAACTCACCTAATCTGAAGAAGCTAACTCTTAAACTAAACGAG CGACGATATCACAACGAGGTTGTATCTGCAATCATCGGCGAGCTGGAGGATAGATCGTTTATATGTGAACAGCTTGAGATTGTCGAAATCATATGCTCGGAGGGAAATGAGCTGCTGCTACTTGGGGTCAATCAGTTTTTGCTAGAAGAGAGTGGCATAAGGCCTGATCAGATGCGTGTCAGTCACCAGAACTAA